A stretch of the Microcebus murinus isolate Inina chromosome 6, M.murinus_Inina_mat1.0, whole genome shotgun sequence genome encodes the following:
- the SPPL2A gene encoding signal peptide peptidase-like 2A isoform X2 has protein sequence MGPQRRLLPAAAALLWGFLLPLTAAQEAVLHASGNGTPLPSKDYCMLYNPHWTTLPSTLENATSVSLMNLTSTPLCNLSDIPPDGINNKAVVVHWGTCHFLEKARIAQKGGAEALLVVNNSVLFPPSGNRSEFHDVKILIAFVSQKDFKDMNQTLGNNITVKMYSPSSPSFDYTMVVIFVIAVSTVALGGYWSGQIELENLKAVTNTEDREMKKKKEEYLTFSPLTVIIFVVICCVMMVLLYFFYKWLVYVMIAIFCIASAMSLYNCLAALIHKIPCGQCTIACRGKSIEVRLIFLSGLCIATAAVWAVFRNEDRWAWILQDILGIAFCLNLIKTLKLPNFKSCVILLGLLLLYDVFFVFITPFITKNGESIMVELAAGPFGNNEKLPVVIRVPKLIYFSVMSVCLMPVSILGFGDIIVPGLLIAYCRRFDVQTGSSSIYYVSSTIAYAVGMILTFVVLVLMKKGQPALLYLVPCTLITASIVAWRRREMKKFWKGNSYQMMDHLDYATNEENPVIAGEQIVPQ, from the exons ACAGCTGCTCAGGAAGCAGTCCTGCATGCATCTGGAAATGGCACACCTTTACCATCTAAGGACTACTGCATGTTGTATAACCCTCACTGGACAACTCTTCCAAGTACACTAGAAAATGCA aCTTCCGTTAGTTTGATGAATCTGACTTCCACACCGCTATGCAACCTTTCTGATATTCCTCCTGATGGTATAAATAACAAAGCAGTTGTGGTACACTGGGGAACCTGCCATTTTCTTGAAAAAGCCAGAATTGCACAGAAAGGAGGTGCTGAAGCATTGCTGGTTGTCAATAACAGTGTCCTA tttcctcCCTCAGGGAACAGATCTGAATTTCATGATGTGAAAATACTGATTGCATTTGTAAGCCAAAAAGACTTTAAAGATATGAATCAG aCTCTTGGAAATAACATTACCGTGAAAATGTATTCCCCATCGTCACCTAGCTTTGATTATACCATGGTGGTCATTTTTGTAATTGCCGTGTCCACTGTGGCATTAGGTGGATACTGGAGTGGACAAATTGAATT GGAAAACTTGAAGGCAGTAACAAATACTGAagacagagaaatgaagaaaaagaaggaagaatatttaACTTTTAGTCCTCTTACAGTTATAATATTTGTGGTCATCTGCTGTGTTATGATGGTCTTACTTTATTTCTTCTACAAATGGTTGG tttatgttaTGATAGCAATTTTCTGCATAGCGTCAGCAATGAGTCTGTACAACTGTCTTGCTGCACTAATTCATAAGATACCATGTGGACAATGCAC GATTGCGTGTCGTGGAAAAAGCATTGAAGTGAGACTAATTTTTCTCTCTGGACTATGCATAGCCACAGCTGCTGTTTGGGCTGTATTTCGAAATGAAGATAG GTGGGCGTGGATTTTACAGGATATTTTGGGGATTGCTTTCTGtctaaatttaattaaaacactGAAGTTACCCAACTTCAAG TCGTGTGTGATACTTCTAGGTCTTCTCCTCCTCTatgatgtgttttttgttttcataacacCATTCATCACAAAG AATGGTGAGAGTATCATGGTTGAACTTGCAGCTGGACCTTTTGGAAATAACGAAAAG TTGCCAGTAGTCATCAGAGTACCAAAGCTGATCTATTTCTCAGTAATGAGTGTGTGCCTCATGCCTGTTTCCATATTGGGTTTTGGAGACATTATTGTACCAG gcCTGTTGATTGCATACTGTAGAAGATTTGATGTTCAGACTGGCTCTTCTTCTATATACTATGTTTCCTCCACAAttg CCTATGCTGTTGGCATGATACTTACATTTGTTGTTCTGGTGCTGATGAAAAAGGGGCAACCTGCTCTCCTCTATTTAGTACCTTGCACACTTATTACTGCCTCAATTGTTGCTTGGAGACGTAGggaaatgaaaaagttttggaaaggtAACAGCTATCAG ATGATGGACCATCTGGACTATGCAACAAATGAAGAAAACCCTGTGATTGCTGGTGAACAGATTGTCCCGCAATAA
- the SPPL2A gene encoding signal peptide peptidase-like 2A isoform X1 yields MGPQRRLLPAAAALLWGFLLPLTAAQEAVLHASGNGTPLPSKDYCMLYNPHWTTLPSTLENATSVSLMNLTSTPLCNLSDIPPDGINNKAVVVHWGTCHFLEKARIAQKGGAEALLVVNNSVLFPPSGNRSEFHDVKILIAFVSQKDFKDMNQTLGNNITVKMYSPSSPSFDYTMVVIFVIAVSTVALGGYWSGQIELENLKAVTNTEDREMKKKKEEYLTFSPLTVIIFVVICCVMMVLLYFFYKWLVYVMIAIFCIASAMSLYNCLAALIHKIPCGQCTIACRGKSIEVRLIFLSGLCIATAAVWAVFRNEDRWAWILQDILGIAFCLNLIKTLKLPNFKSCVILLGLLLLYDVFFVFITPFITKNGESIMVELAAGPFGNNEKNDGNLVEATAQPSAPHEKLPVVIRVPKLIYFSVMSVCLMPVSILGFGDIIVPGLLIAYCRRFDVQTGSSSIYYVSSTIAYAVGMILTFVVLVLMKKGQPALLYLVPCTLITASIVAWRRREMKKFWKGNSYQMMDHLDYATNEENPVIAGEQIVPQ; encoded by the exons ACAGCTGCTCAGGAAGCAGTCCTGCATGCATCTGGAAATGGCACACCTTTACCATCTAAGGACTACTGCATGTTGTATAACCCTCACTGGACAACTCTTCCAAGTACACTAGAAAATGCA aCTTCCGTTAGTTTGATGAATCTGACTTCCACACCGCTATGCAACCTTTCTGATATTCCTCCTGATGGTATAAATAACAAAGCAGTTGTGGTACACTGGGGAACCTGCCATTTTCTTGAAAAAGCCAGAATTGCACAGAAAGGAGGTGCTGAAGCATTGCTGGTTGTCAATAACAGTGTCCTA tttcctcCCTCAGGGAACAGATCTGAATTTCATGATGTGAAAATACTGATTGCATTTGTAAGCCAAAAAGACTTTAAAGATATGAATCAG aCTCTTGGAAATAACATTACCGTGAAAATGTATTCCCCATCGTCACCTAGCTTTGATTATACCATGGTGGTCATTTTTGTAATTGCCGTGTCCACTGTGGCATTAGGTGGATACTGGAGTGGACAAATTGAATT GGAAAACTTGAAGGCAGTAACAAATACTGAagacagagaaatgaagaaaaagaaggaagaatatttaACTTTTAGTCCTCTTACAGTTATAATATTTGTGGTCATCTGCTGTGTTATGATGGTCTTACTTTATTTCTTCTACAAATGGTTGG tttatgttaTGATAGCAATTTTCTGCATAGCGTCAGCAATGAGTCTGTACAACTGTCTTGCTGCACTAATTCATAAGATACCATGTGGACAATGCAC GATTGCGTGTCGTGGAAAAAGCATTGAAGTGAGACTAATTTTTCTCTCTGGACTATGCATAGCCACAGCTGCTGTTTGGGCTGTATTTCGAAATGAAGATAG GTGGGCGTGGATTTTACAGGATATTTTGGGGATTGCTTTCTGtctaaatttaattaaaacactGAAGTTACCCAACTTCAAG TCGTGTGTGATACTTCTAGGTCTTCTCCTCCTCTatgatgtgttttttgttttcataacacCATTCATCACAAAG AATGGTGAGAGTATCATGGTTGAACTTGCAGCTGGACCTTTTGGAAATAACGAAAAG AATGATGGAAACTTGGTGGAAGCCACTGCTCAACCCTCAGCTCCCCATGAGAAA TTGCCAGTAGTCATCAGAGTACCAAAGCTGATCTATTTCTCAGTAATGAGTGTGTGCCTCATGCCTGTTTCCATATTGGGTTTTGGAGACATTATTGTACCAG gcCTGTTGATTGCATACTGTAGAAGATTTGATGTTCAGACTGGCTCTTCTTCTATATACTATGTTTCCTCCACAAttg CCTATGCTGTTGGCATGATACTTACATTTGTTGTTCTGGTGCTGATGAAAAAGGGGCAACCTGCTCTCCTCTATTTAGTACCTTGCACACTTATTACTGCCTCAATTGTTGCTTGGAGACGTAGggaaatgaaaaagttttggaaaggtAACAGCTATCAG ATGATGGACCATCTGGACTATGCAACAAATGAAGAAAACCCTGTGATTGCTGGTGAACAGATTGTCCCGCAATAA